TTTTGAGGGAGACCTAGGCTGCATCTTTAATGtcagcctattccctacatagtgccctacttttgaccaaggcccgtAGGGCACTGCtgtaacgtagtgcactatataaggaataggatgGCGCAGCCCAAAGCATCCAGGATGTACGTCCAGCAATGAattttatgtacagtatgttacctGTGTGCATGGAGTGACGCCAGACGCCCTGTGAGATTGCTGGAGATGTTGCGGGGGCTTAACTTGATTGGAGACTTCACCCTGCAGTGTGACAACCAGGGACAATACACCCCTCAGCAGTGGCTGGGCTCTGCAGGTTACCACACATATGGACATATGCTGGAAATGTAACAAACTATTAACATGTGTGATTGTTGTATTTCCAAcgttctttttgttgttgtacatTTCTGGTAAGTTTCTGTTGTGTGGACAGACGATCCCTGGTACTGAGTCCACCAGACACTGCTCACATTGTGAGACAGGTAGGATGTGGAGATCTGTGTGCATTTATACACtcactgtacaaaacattaagaacatatgctctttccatgacagactgaccaggtgaaagcatatgatctcttattgatgtcacttaaatctacttcaatcggTGTATGTGAAAGGGAGACAGCTTAAATAATCTATTTTTTAAACcttgacaattgagacatggattgtggcTGTGTGCCATTCATTTGGGGGGTGAAAGGGAAAGACAAAAGATTTTAAGTGCCTTTTAACAGGTTATGATAGTAGATgacaggcacaccggtttgagtgtgtcaagaactgcaatgctgctgggtttatCACAACAGTTTCACGTGGGTACCAAAGGACATCCGTagaacttgacacaactgtgggaagcattggagtgaaatttgggccagcatccctgcggaacactttccacaccttgtagagtccacgccccCGATGACTTGAGGTTGTTCTGAAGAccaaaaagggggtgcaactcaatactaggaaggtgttcttaatgttttgtctgtcattgtttgCATATTTCTATTTTTAAGAAAGCAAAAATGGCAAGTAATTGCATCTTGTTAtataaacctttttttttttttttttgtgaaaatgtgtcATCACCCATTTGCACAAAATACTAGGCCTGCTTACAATGCAATACTTCAACCATAAGGAATTGTGCATACGCATGGTCTAACGTTTGCATTAAGCTAAGAACGTTCTCACGCCAAGTTGAAATTTTTATAAATGGCAACATGCatgttttggtattttgtagACATGTATGTAGTTCTAGGAGAGGAGTTAGATACCTTCTCCATTAGACACCTATACTGGCAGCAGAAGAGAAAGGTGGATTTGTCTTTAAAGTTTGACGAAGATCCTACTCCCAGCACAGTGAACTGGGGTATATGTAAAAATAAACATTACCTATTACCCTAACTTTAATATCAAGCAAGTCATAAAATGTTATATTTAAGAAATTACTGAAATGTTGAGGTGGAAccaagtcacaagtaagtctcaagtcaagacaggcaaggTCTAAACTTTGAGTTGAGTCCTAAACAAGTcaatgtgctcttcaccaaatgtaataccatttcatatttaATGAGTAatagtatattacatttatgCAAATCATGAGTCCTTCTAAAAAAAgatttattactttccaaataaacttTATATTTCCATGAGACAAAACAATAttctagtgctctctctccaGATATACACTTAAAACAATCCTGCCATAAAGCTACAATGATTTATTAAAAAAGGTACATCAAAACAACCAATACTGAACTTCAAGTAGGCCGACAATTTCAACACTGGCCTGACTGTctgagaaaaaaaacaaaaatcccAAAGATGGGAGATAAAAcctgaacgtgtgtgtgtgtgtgtgtgtgtgtgtgtgtgtgtaatgcataGTTTCATTTTTTTCCTCTTATCTCAGGGCCCTATGATGCATTGCATTTGCAAAAGAGCAAATTCGCTAAAAGTCTGTCAGTCATTTGTGCACGATGAGGTCGCGGTATGATCCCACCATGGCTGAAGACACGCTCCACCAGAGCACTGGAGGCAGGCACTGCCAAGACCCTGACGGCCACTCGGCACAGTGAAGGAAGAGCCTTCCTGTTCATTGCCCAGAACAAGAGGGCATTCTGTCCTTCACATATGTCAAGGTAGTGACTTAGTTGTAGTGCTGGAGAGGTCCCAACAGCTTTCTTCTGCCTCTTACAGTATGCTGCAAACAGCCCATCTTCTTGTCCGAGACTATAgtcctctcgctctttctcatcAACAAGAGGCACAGCTTGCTCAGTCCATGTAGCATCTTCCAGAATCAGTTCTGGCAAAACATGTGAAAGCATAGCAGAAAACAAAATGGCCGGTATTAGAGCATTGGTGATGCAGTGGGTTAAACTGAAGAAGTATTATTGTTGCAGTCAATTGGATTAAATTGAGAAAAAGTTACATTAAACTCAATATTTACCTTTCACTCTCTGTGCCACCTCCTCCTTGACCTCCTCCTTGACCAGCACATGGTGCTCCACCCACATCAGAGAAAAAGCTGGATCCAAGGCAGCTGCTTTGAGGTAGACTGGATCTGAAAATGGGGCAGTGATTCCATCTTGTGTCCTGGCCATTTTCACATTGATGAAGATTCCAAGAAATCTTTTGTTCAGGGATGCCTGGAGACTTCTGACCAGGCCGCTCAGGAAGTGGACGTGAGGCTTCCGCTGCTCCAGGTGGTGATTCAGGGACAGGACCGAGGGAACAACAGAACTGATTGTGACGATCTTCTCCCCCTGTGTCATATCTGTTGCTTCTCCAAATGGCTTCAGGATGTCCACCAACTCCTTCAACTTATTCCACTCCCGTACGGTGAACAACAACTCCTTGTGCCCAGCCTTTTCTAGAACATGACTGAGCTTTCGATGGTCACATTGAACAACTGCCTTCACTTGTCTCAGTGTTGAGTTCCACCTTGTGTTGACAGCAGCAGGGATGCCTCTTTCCCCAAATTCAGCTTCAAACACCTCTTTGAATGTTGTGTTTGTATGTAGCAGTGAGCTGATTTTTAATAACTTTGAAAGACAAGGAGTCATCACTTTTGTTTCTTTCAAGCCATCTCCCACCACCAGCTGGAGAGTGTGGGCAAAACACTGCAACCGCTGTTTTTTTGTAATAGTAGCATCCACTGTTTGCTGGTCTTCCAGGGTTAGGTCATTCCAGAGCTCTGGGTCATCAAGGTGATCTTCGTCATGTACTTCATCTTCTTGTTCAATGAGGAAGCACACCGTGAATGCTTTTCTCATGTTGGCAGCATTGTCACTAATGATATAGTCCAATTTATCTTTGATCCCGTACTCACCACATATGGCCTCAAATTGCTCACAGATTCTTTCGGCCATGTGTGGGCCTTTGACGCTGTCACAGGCCAAGAGATTGGATTTGAGCTGTagcctctctccatctttctccataCAGTGCACAGTGACACCAAGGAACCCCCTCATCTTTCGGTCGGACCAAATGTCCACTGTGACTGAAACATGGTCTGTGTTGCTCAACTGAGTTTTCAGTTTTGAACGTCTCTCTGTAGCGAGGTTCTCTACTTTTGATGTCAATGTTCTACAACACACTGGGCTGTACTTACTGTCAACCACTGACAGAAAGTGACGAAAACTCTTGTTTTCCACAACAGACAGAGGCAAGTTGCAATCGATAACCAGGTCGGACAGTATTGCATTGTTGATGGCTTTCTGCTGTGTATGATTCATGCTGTACTGCCCTACACGGGTCTCCATGAACTGTGAGATTGGAGACTGTTGTGGTTCACTTGTGACACTTTTGTTCATCTGGTATTGTTCAAATCTgtaaacacatttaaaaaaaataattgagCGGGGCAGTAAGCACAATCTTGGGTGCAAAGATCACGTTTCCGCACTGgctgactgtgtggaggctcattgatttaacgttaCGTTCGCCTACATGCTATACTAGCAGTTATATTTAGCTGCCCGGTATATATTTGCCACGacttaccgttctttgtgcagcttcaaatgtcgaacaaagttggaaGTTGTTGCCCCTCCATCTGTAATTTTTTTCccgcatgttttgcaagttgcaatccgTTTTTTGTTGACTACAGTGTAGTCTGTATATCCGAAAATAATAATtttgggtatcatctttccaatGGCTCAATCTGAATTCACCCGCAGACGTTCCTCTGTATTGCCACGCACAACTTTTTCTCcgctggcacaatttgattggctgctgtccgattcaaatTTATCTGTTAAATGGAGAGTTGATGCGCTAAATACTTTATTTTTCAAATAGCGTCTTATATATTTGGGTTTGGGGAGGATATCAAGTCAGTTCGAGTCataaggctcaagtccaagtcaagtGTCATTGGTgtcaaagtcgagttgcaagtcatatttgtgactcgagtccaagtcatgtgactcaaATCCACACCTCTGAAATGTACTGACACTCAGATTAaacccactacacacacaaaGGAATGAGAAAGTAAATTGTAAATGTCATTTTTATTAAGTCGAGTGTGATGCCAGACTTTGAGAAAAGTGATAAGCCTAGTCAGTTTAATACAGACAGATGCAGAGGTTGTGTAAAGCAGCCATCAATAATCATGATAGAAGCACAATAACAGATCCTGCCATCATCCTCGTCGTCTGTCTTAATATGCAGTTACTGACAGGGTGCCAAAAGGAACGCACTTCTCCCTTCAACCATTTTGTCAACATGCAAAACAGACACAGTAATCATGAGTCTTTCTTTTGACAAATTACAATAAAATATGAAGACATCGTACTATGAAAAAAAAACTTAAAAAATGAATGTTGAATGGCCTAGTTCTGTTTCTATTTAAAAGGTATTTAATACACCCTCTCATATACACACACCCTTCACCATCCCTCCACCACCTCTTTGTTTGTCTTCTGTCCCGCAAACACTTTTCTGTTTCTTTGAACTTGAAGCTGAAAGGAGATGATGGAAGAGAGAAATACATGTTTAGCTTGTTTAAAACCATCTACAGTCTtgacaggggaggggaggtgtTCTACAATATTTTTGGGAATTATTTAAgatcataccaaggatcatttaggtatttgattttttttttttaaagtgaaaaTTGTACATTTGGACtcattgaataacagactcactatATGGAACAACAGAGTCCCAAAATACAATCTAaagaagtttgttctgaagtgtctatcCTATATCTGAAAGATAAAAGAAAAATCtgaatattttttatatattttttttaacccctAAATTGTCTAAAaatatacttccattcatttttcaaACTGGTTCCCGGgggaccttcagatgagtcttgtgaggcctgtgggcaaCCTAGAGAAGGGCCATactagtgtgtagcccaaacttaAGTCGCTACAGGTGTGAGAAGACCGATGTTTCATGGTGTCTcacggtctgacaaacaccgctctctctctttgactGCCGATGCGGAAGTGCAACGtcggtggattgagatgcatctgatgcaacaaaaaaaacaaggtCTCTCTACCTTAAAACTGAAGGATTTatgttatgctaattagatttccatGGGTCCATGGAAATAGACTAAGGGGTTAAGGACATGGTAATTCCCTTAAGGGGAGTGATATCACACTGCCTGATGGGATGCATTTGATTTCAGACCACTGACGTTAGAGACTGAAGTTAGCTTTCAAACTAGAATGGAGAAAATCAACATACATTCCATACTAAGAATACAACAGTCAACAACAACAGGGGTGTTTTCATTAGGCAAACACTGTAGCAAacagttgcaaaacgttttgcaacggtAACAGTTTACTCCAAACATATGTTGCCACAAAAACAAGTTTCTATTGGAAGGAACTCAGGTTAGTCCCTACATGTTTAATTCCATTTGCTTCT
Above is a genomic segment from Oncorhynchus gorbuscha isolate QuinsamMale2020 ecotype Even-year linkage group LG10, OgorEven_v1.0, whole genome shotgun sequence containing:
- the LOC124046739 gene encoding uncharacterized protein LOC124046739, which translates into the protein MIPKIIIFGYTDYTVVNKKRIATCKTCGKKITDGGATTSNFVRHLKLHKERFEQYQMNKSVTSEPQQSPISQFMETRVGQYSMNHTQQKAINNAILSDLVIDCNLPLSVVENKSFRHFLSVVDSKYSPVCCRTLTSKVENLATERRSKLKTQLSNTDHVSVTVDIWSDRKMRGFLGVTVHCMEKDGERLQLKSNLLACDSVKGPHMAERICEQFEAICGEYGIKDKLDYIISDNAANMRKAFTVCFLIEQEDEVHDEDHLDDPELWNDLTLEDQQTVDATITKKQRLQCFAHTLQLVVGDGLKETKVMTPCLSKLLKISSLLHTNTTFKEVFEAEFGERGIPAAVNTRWNSTLRQVKAVVQCDHRKLSHVLEKAGHKELLFTVREWNKLKELVDILKPFGEATDMTQGEKIVTISSVVPSVLSLNHHLEQRKPHVHFLSGLVRSLQASLNKRFLGIFINVKMARTQDGITAPFSDPVYLKAAALDPAFSLMWVEHHVLVKEEVKEEVAQRVKELILEDATWTEQAVPLVDEKEREDYSLGQEDGLFAAYCKRQKKAVGTSPALQLSHYLDICEGQNALLFWAMNRKALPSLCRVAVRVLAVPASSALVERVFSHGGIIPRPHRAQMTDRLLANLLFCKCNAS